A window of the Actinomycetes bacterium genome harbors these coding sequences:
- a CDS encoding GNAT family N-acetyltransferase — MDQQIPCQVARPGDAAAVTALISAAFVTDPLWSWAMARPDGSTAHHARLWRVFVDGALRYPWTWLTEHGEACSVWIPPNGTEMSEEQETRLAQVAHEVLGARAETYFELFERFAAAHPRDEPHYYLSLLGTAPQHRGHGFGMSLLRHDLALIDAEGVAAYLESSNPVNNDRYASVGFQKIGEFQAPGHGPFVTTMWRPARLADPGSDVGRR; from the coding sequence ATGGACCAGCAGATCCCATGTCAGGTCGCCCGACCCGGGGACGCCGCAGCGGTCACAGCGTTGATCTCGGCCGCGTTCGTGACCGATCCACTGTGGTCGTGGGCGATGGCGCGGCCAGACGGCAGCACCGCTCACCACGCCCGGTTGTGGCGTGTCTTCGTGGACGGGGCGTTGCGCTACCCCTGGACGTGGCTCACCGAGCATGGTGAGGCATGTTCGGTGTGGATCCCGCCGAACGGGACGGAGATGTCCGAGGAGCAGGAGACCCGGCTGGCGCAGGTCGCCCACGAGGTGCTGGGTGCCCGCGCTGAGACCTACTTCGAGTTGTTCGAACGGTTCGCGGCCGCTCATCCCCGCGATGAGCCGCACTACTACCTGAGCCTGCTGGGCACCGCACCCCAGCATCGAGGACACGGGTTCGGGATGTCGTTGCTGCGCCACGACCTGGCCCTGATCGACGCTGAAGGGGTCGCGGCGTACCTGGAGTCGTCGAACCCGGTGAACAACGACCGGTACGCCTCGGTGGGCTTCCAGAAGATCGGGGAGTTCCAGGCCCCAGGGCACGGGCCATTCGTGACCACCATGTGGCGACCCGCTCGCTTGGCGGATCCCGGGTCGGACGTCGGCCGCCGGTAG
- a CDS encoding NADP-dependent oxidoreductase: MRAMAYDAYGSDDALTLRELPDPKVGPGEVRIRVRRAGVNPVDWKVMSGGLDGLMDAVFPVVPGWDVAGTVESVGFDTPEFEVGDEVVAYARKDVVHGGTFAELVTMSVRGVARKSAALSWDEAGGLPLTGLTALQTLDRLVVSATDTVLVHGGAGGVGALAVQIAKARGARVIATASPVNHEFLSGLGTTPVAYGDGVVERIRAVAPDGVDVVADFVGGVRDVTMAVLTAGGRHASIADASVLETGGSWFWVRPSAEGLAELGRLADAGQLRVPVADVLPLEELPAAFARSREGHVRGKLVISVSD, translated from the coding sequence ATGAGAGCCATGGCCTATGACGCGTACGGATCCGACGACGCCCTGACCCTGCGGGAGCTGCCCGACCCCAAGGTGGGTCCAGGCGAGGTGCGCATCCGGGTCAGGCGCGCAGGGGTGAACCCGGTCGACTGGAAGGTGATGTCCGGCGGTCTGGACGGCCTCATGGACGCCGTCTTCCCGGTCGTCCCCGGCTGGGATGTCGCCGGCACGGTCGAGTCGGTCGGCTTCGACACCCCGGAGTTCGAAGTCGGGGACGAGGTCGTGGCCTACGCGCGCAAGGACGTCGTCCACGGCGGCACCTTCGCCGAACTCGTGACGATGAGCGTGCGTGGCGTGGCACGCAAGTCTGCGGCGCTCAGCTGGGACGAGGCGGGTGGCCTCCCGCTGACCGGGCTCACGGCGCTGCAGACGCTCGACCGGCTGGTCGTCTCCGCCACGGACACGGTCCTCGTGCACGGCGGGGCGGGTGGTGTCGGCGCCCTCGCCGTCCAGATCGCCAAGGCGCGCGGTGCCCGCGTGATCGCCACCGCGTCGCCGGTCAACCACGAGTTCCTCTCCGGCCTCGGGACCACGCCCGTTGCCTACGGCGACGGCGTCGTGGAGCGCATCCGCGCGGTCGCGCCGGATGGTGTCGACGTCGTCGCGGACTTCGTGGGCGGGGTCCGTGACGTCACGATGGCCGTGCTGACCGCTGGCGGACGGCACGCCTCCATCGCTGACGCGTCGGTGCTGGAGACCGGAGGCTCGTGGTTTTGGGTGCGGCCCTCGGCCGAGGGTCTGGCCGAGCTCGGCCGGCTGGCCGACGCCGGGCAGCTGCGCGTCCCGGTGGCCGATGTCTTGCCGCTCGAGGAGCTGCCCGCTGCGTTCGCGCGCAGCCGCGAGGGTCACGTGCGCGGCAAGCTGGTCATCTCCGTCTCGGACTGA